AATGTTAAAGTCACCGCTAACAGAGAACTGGTAAATACACCGAAGGTAATAGCCACAGCAGTGATTAAAGATAACTGCAAAACTAAAAAACTGGCGGCAATTAAAATGCTCAGTGCTGAATGGGGAATATTACCAATCTGCAAAAATCCCAAATAAAGTATTGTCATTACGGCGACAAGTACAGCCAACACAGCCGATAAACCTAAGAATTTACCTGCAATAATTTCGCTGCGGCTGACAGGTTTGGCGATTAATACCAAAATAGTCCGTTTATCAATTTCTTTATTAACTAATCCCGTACCGATAAAGATGGCAACAATTAAACACACAGCACTCATTGCGCCTAGACCAAAGTCTAAAAACATTTTATCTTCAGTCGCAGCTGCAAATTCAGGTAATACCCGCAGAGCGATCGCCAGTAGGATAGCATAAAACCCGATAATATACAGAATGCGATCGCGCACCATTTCCTGAAATACATTCTTCGCAATTACAAAAACTCTGCCGAAATTCATGGTTTTTTAGTTCAAAATCAATGATTAGTTATCAAGGGTAGGTTGAAAACCCCACCCGAAACAGCAACGTAGTTGTAGGGAGTCTAAACCCGCCCCTATTCGTTGAACCAAGCATCTGAGTGGTTTGGCTCCCGGAAAGTGTCAACAGTTAAATTATGCCCAAATTCCGAGCATTTCCACTCACTGCTTCGCTGGTAGTTCACCCGCCATAAATTTACTCAGGCGATCGCATTCAATTTCCGCCACTGTATTGTTCTGTTCTACCTCGTTCAGAGCAATTCTGGAATTTCCCTGGGAGACTGCTATTG
The window above is part of the Nodularia spumigena CCY9414 genome. Proteins encoded here:
- a CDS encoding ABC transporter permease, translating into MNFGRVFVIAKNVFQEMVRDRILYIIGFYAILLAIALRVLPEFAAATEDKMFLDFGLGAMSAVCLIVAIFIGTGLVNKEIDKRTILVLIAKPVSRSEIIAGKFLGLSAVLAVLVAVMTILYLGFLQIGNIPHSALSILIAASFLVLQLSLITAVAITFGVFTSSLLAVTLTFAVYLMGNITPDLVNLGRLSDNPVIERITQGLYLILPDLSRLDLKNDAVYGLPALPDTTVLIHNVSYGLLYSVMLLAIANIIFLRREF